In Rutidosis leptorrhynchoides isolate AG116_Rl617_1_P2 chromosome 2, CSIRO_AGI_Rlap_v1, whole genome shotgun sequence, one genomic interval encodes:
- the LOC139888601 gene encoding uncharacterized protein, with protein sequence MASSSTAPTIPTFNGLHYHIWAVKMKTYLKFQGLWKVVQTDEDPQALRANPNVAQLRNYEEELLKKDKAFTCLHSEHVDQIFTSIMDLDTPKVVRDKLQETSEGSDRVKVVRLLTLRREFELLKMNDDELVKDYSLQIMDVVNQIILHGDKILDQKVVEKIMISVPQKYEAKISAIEESASFKHKNKGSL encoded by the coding sequence ATGGCATCTAGTTCAACTGCTCCAACAATTCCAACATTTAATGGGTTGCACTATCATATTTGGGCAGTAAAGATGAAGACATATTTGAAATTCCAAGGTTTATGGAAAGTTGTACAGACTGATGAAGATCCTCAAGCACTTAGAGCAAACCCAAATGTTGCTCAACTACGAAATTATGAAGAAGAGTTGCTGAAGAAAGATAAGGCATTTACCTGTTTACATTCAGAACACGTCGATCAAATTTTCACCTCAATAATGGACTTGGACACACCAAAAGTTGTGAGGGATAAACTCCAAGAAACCTCTGAAGGTTCTGATAGAGTAAAAGTTGTCAGATTATTGACTCTCAGACGAGAGTTTGAATTGTTGAAAATGAACGATGATGAACTCGTGAAAGATTATTCATTGCAAATAATGGATGTTGTTAATCAAATTATACTTCATGGTGATAAGATTTTAGACCAGAAAGTGGTGGAGAAGATAATGATTAGTGTTCCTCAAAAGTATGAAGCCAAAATTTCCGCAATAGAAGAATCAGCAAGCTTCAAGCACAAGAACAAAGGGTCTTTATGA